From the Pyramidobacter porci genome, the window TTCGACAAGGGCTTCAAGGCCTGGCTGAACGAGGACAAGGAAGCTCTGATGAACAACGGCGGCAACGACATGATCTCGGCCGTCTCCGTGATGGGCTACGACGCTTACTACACGGCGCTGATGGCGTTGAAGGCCTCCGCGTCTCCCGATCCGAAGGATGTCAACAAAGCGCTGTGGGATGTAAAGTACAAGGGCGTCAGCGGTATGATCGCTTTCAATGAGACGGGAGACGCCATCCGCGACTCCGCGTTCCTGAAGACGGTCAACTTCGAGACCGGCAACTGGGACTTCGTGGCCGAGCAGAAGGTCGAGGAGTAATTTACGGTCTGAACGACGTTTTTTCACTGTGTGAGAGGGCGCAGCGGGGATATGATTCGTCCTCGCTGCGCTTCTGTTTGATCCTCTCAGCCGACGGGGAAACTCATCGACGATGCAGCGCTTCGAAGCGGCCGTACGCCCTTTAGGGCGGCGCCGGAACGTCGTGGTTTTTTTCAACGAAAAATTTGTCCGAAACTCCTATTTAAGAAAGCGAGTCGTTTCCTCATGTGGAAAACAGTTTTTCCCTATATGCTCTCGGGAATCTCCGTGGGGGGGCAGTACGCGTTGATCGCCATCGGCTATACGATGGTCTACGGCATTCTGAGGCTGATCAACTTCGCCCACGGCGACGTATTCATGGTGGCCGGCATCCTCATGGTTTATATGGCGACCGCGCTGCCGCTGTACGTCACGATCCCGCTGGTATTGCTGCTGACGTCGCTGATCGGGTTTCTCATCGAGCGGACCGCTTACAGGCCGCTGCGCTCGGCGCCGCGCATGAGCGCGATGATCTCGGCGATCGGCGTCAGCTACACGCTGCAAAATCTGGTGCTGTACGCTACCGGCGGACTGAATCAGTTCTATCCGAAAATTCCCTTCATCTCGGATTCCGTCCGCATCAGCGGCGCCACGACGACGATGGTCACGGTGATCACGCCGTTTCTGACGTTGCTTCTGGCTGGGCTTCTCGTCATGCTGATCAACCGCACTAAGCTGGGCATGGCCATGCGCGCGGTGAGCAAAGATTTCGAGACGAGTCTGCTGATGGGCATCAAGATCGACCGGGTCATCTCGGCCACGTTCGTGATCGGCTCGTTTCTGGCGGCCGTCGGCTCGGTGCTGTACTTCACCAACTACTCGACGGTCATTCAGACTTCGGGCGCCATGCCGGGGCTGAAGGCGTTCGTCGCCGCGGTGTTCGGCGGCATCGGCTCCATTCCCGGCGCGGTGATCGGAGCGTTCCTGATCGGCATCTGCGAAAATCTCATCAAAGGGCTGGACGTCATCCTGTTCCGTCTCGGCCTGATCGCCAAGCCGCTGGGGCTGGCGACGTTCTCGGACGCTTTTACGTTCGCTCTGCTGATCGTCATTCTCGTCGTCAAACCGACGGGACTCTTCGGCGAAGAGCATACGGACAAGGTGTAGGTGACCGCCATGAATGAAAAGCGATTTTCCGGCGCCCGTCTGATGAGCGCCCTGATTGTTTTCGCCTTTTACGCCGCAGTGTTCATCGCCGAACAGACGCTGCCGCCGACGTCGATGCTGTTCACGGTGCTGAAAAAAGGCGCCGTCTACGCGCTCGTCGCCGTGTCCATGAACTTGCTGAACGGCTTCACGGGCATTTTCTCGCTCGGCCAGGCCGGCTTCATGCTCGTCGGCGCGTACACGTACGCGATCCTGACGATTCCCGTTGCGGCGCGGGCCAGCGTGTACCAGTACTTTAACGGCGGCATGATCCAGTTCACGGTGCCCTTCGTCGCGGCGCTGCTGCTGGCCGGCTGCGTGGCGGCCGTCTTCGCCTGGCTCATCGGTCTGCCCGTGCTGCGCCTCAAGAGCGATTACCTCGCCATCGCCACGCTCGGCTTCGCCGAAATCACGCGCGCCATTTTCCAGTGGAATCAGCTGGGGCCGCTGACGAACGGCTCGAACATGCTGCGCCTGTTCCCCATCTTCAACGACTTCAACGTCAAAGACGCTTCGGGCGCCGTCACTATCTACCTGTCCACGATGATGCCGATGCTGATCGCCGGCCTGTGCATCGCCCTGCTGGTGCTGCTGATCAACTCCACCTACGGGCGCGCGCTGCGGGCCATCAAGGACAACGAGATCGCCGCCGAGGCCATGGGCATCAACCTGGCCAGCCACAAACAGCTGGCGTTCTGCGTTTCCTCGTTCTTCACGGGCATCGCCGGCGCCATGCTGGCCATGTATCAGACGTCGGTGCAGGCCAAAAGCTTCACTTCGGCCATGACCTACGAGATTCTGCTGATCGTCGTCATCGGCGGCGTCGGCTCGGTGACGGGCTCGTGCCTGAGTTCGTTCCTGTTCGTGGCCTGCTCCGAGTGGTGGCTGCGCTTTCTCGACGAGAAACAGGTCATCAACGGGTTCGAGGTGCCGCTGCTGCGCAACGGCTTCCGCCTCGTCGTATTCTCGATCATCATCATGATCGTGGTGCTGTTCTTCCGCCGCGGCATCATGGGCACCAAAGAGCTGCCCGACCTGTTCAGGCGGCGCAGGGCAAAGGAGGCGACGCCCCGTGACTGATCCGAAAAACGTGCTGCACCTCGACCACCTCACCATGCAGTTCGGCGGCGTCGTCGCCGTCAACGACCTGACGATGGACATCAACGAGGGCGAGATCGTCGCCCTGATCGGCCCCAACGGCGCCGGCAAGACCACGGCCTTCAACGCCGTCACGGGCATCTACGCGCCCACGAACGGCGAGATTTCCTTCCACGGCACGCCGATCGTGCGCAATCATCCCTCCGGCAAGATGAGGAAACTCTACGCCGGCACCAACGCCGATCTTTACAAAACGCATGTGCTTCGCCCCACGCCCGACCAGATCACCAAGCTCGGCATCGCCCGCACGTTCCAGAACATCCGCCTGTTTTCGGGCATGACCGTGTTCGAGAACGTGCTCACGGCGCGTCACCTGCGCCGCACCAGCAGCTTCATCACGGCCGGGCTGCACCTCAACGGCAAAGAAGAAGCGATGATGCGCGAGCGCTCGCTGGAGCTGCTTGACACCGTCGGCCTGGCCGACGTGCGCGACGAGATGGCCGCCAGCCTGCCCTACGGCAAGCAGCGCCTGCTCGAGATCATCCGCGCTCTGGCCACCGATCCGACGCTGCTGCTGCTCGACGAACCGGCGGCCGGCATGAATCCCCAGGAAACGACGGAGCTTGGCCAGTTCATCAGGCAGATCAAGAAAGACTTCAACCTGACCGTCTTCATCATCGAACATCACATGGATCTGGTCATGAACATTTCCGACCGCATTTACGTGATCGAATTCGGCCGCCAGATCGCCGCAGGCACGCCCGCGCAGGTTCAGAACGATCCGGCCGTGATCGCAGCCTATCTTGGAGGTGACGCGGAATGAGCCTGCTCAAAATCATGGACCTGAAAGTCAGCTACGGCGGCATCGAAGCGCTGAAAGGCATCTCCTTCTCCGTCGAAAAGGGCCAGATCGTCACCCTCATCGGCGCCAACGGCGCCGGCAAATCCACCACGCTGCGCGCCATCAGCGGGCTCGTGCCGATCAAGGAAGGCACGATCACTTACGACG encodes:
- a CDS encoding ABC transporter ATP-binding protein gives rise to the protein MTDPKNVLHLDHLTMQFGGVVAVNDLTMDINEGEIVALIGPNGAGKTTAFNAVTGIYAPTNGEISFHGTPIVRNHPSGKMRKLYAGTNADLYKTHVLRPTPDQITKLGIARTFQNIRLFSGMTVFENVLTARHLRRTSSFITAGLHLNGKEEAMMRERSLELLDTVGLADVRDEMAASLPYGKQRLLEIIRALATDPTLLLLDEPAAGMNPQETTELGQFIRQIKKDFNLTVFIIEHHMDLVMNISDRIYVIEFGRQIAAGTPAQVQNDPAVIAAYLGGDAE
- a CDS encoding branched-chain amino acid ABC transporter permease; this encodes MNEKRFSGARLMSALIVFAFYAAVFIAEQTLPPTSMLFTVLKKGAVYALVAVSMNLLNGFTGIFSLGQAGFMLVGAYTYAILTIPVAARASVYQYFNGGMIQFTVPFVAALLLAGCVAAVFAWLIGLPVLRLKSDYLAIATLGFAEITRAIFQWNQLGPLTNGSNMLRLFPIFNDFNVKDASGAVTIYLSTMMPMLIAGLCIALLVLLINSTYGRALRAIKDNEIAAEAMGINLASHKQLAFCVSSFFTGIAGAMLAMYQTSVQAKSFTSAMTYEILLIVVIGGVGSVTGSCLSSFLFVACSEWWLRFLDEKQVINGFEVPLLRNGFRLVVFSIIIMIVVLFFRRGIMGTKELPDLFRRRRAKEATPRD
- a CDS encoding branched-chain amino acid ABC transporter permease, producing MWKTVFPYMLSGISVGGQYALIAIGYTMVYGILRLINFAHGDVFMVAGILMVYMATALPLYVTIPLVLLLTSLIGFLIERTAYRPLRSAPRMSAMISAIGVSYTLQNLVLYATGGLNQFYPKIPFISDSVRISGATTTMVTVITPFLTLLLAGLLVMLINRTKLGMAMRAVSKDFETSLLMGIKIDRVISATFVIGSFLAAVGSVLYFTNYSTVIQTSGAMPGLKAFVAAVFGGIGSIPGAVIGAFLIGICENLIKGLDVILFRLGLIAKPLGLATFSDAFTFALLIVILVVKPTGLFGEEHTDKV